The following are encoded in a window of Sutcliffiella horikoshii genomic DNA:
- the comGC gene encoding competence type IV pilus major pilin ComGC, which translates to MRKLLKEERGFTLVEMLLVMLVITVLLLIMIPNVTKNSSIIGDKGCEALLSMVDAQIQTYRLDKGSEPATIDDLDSPEYLQDHFDEDGTLNCPNGSTVTIVNSKAEADVGL; encoded by the coding sequence ATGAGAAAGCTATTAAAGGAAGAACGTGGTTTTACGTTGGTGGAAATGCTTTTAGTTATGTTGGTTATTACCGTGTTACTCTTAATCATGATTCCAAACGTGACAAAGAATTCTAGCATTATTGGGGATAAAGGATGTGAGGCGCTGCTTAGCATGGTGGACGCCCAGATTCAGACATACCGATTGGATAAGGGGAGCGAGCCGGCAACCATTGATGATTTGGACTCACCAGAATATCTTCAAGATCATTTCGATGAAGACGGAACTTTAAACTGTCCAAACGGAAGTACCGTTACGATTGTCAACAGCAAAGCGGAAGCTGATGTTGGTTTATAG
- the comGB gene encoding competence type IV pilus assembly protein ComGB — translation MAKGNRGWPLKVQEDFLKRMGDLYTNGYSLLEALELMSIHFEAEKKRSLLEAIEELKKGYSVHQVLESLHFNQDILSLLFFSQKHGNLGQAFRTGGALLERKRFYRDKIFSILRYPIMLLFLVTIMLVFVQLVLLPQFHLLFSQMNISLSPIISVFFFLVVQIPILLLWCVLGIFAAYLFYKIYERKLNPSQKVDLLLKIPLVKTFLSLHYSHYFTQQLSSLLLSGLTINEAIAVFEQQRYHSFFHSKAKEYRKFLVEGEKLETLVGREKVFVKGLDVVIVHGQKNGKLGQELEQYSKLLLVKMQEKSEKLLGRVQPVLFLGIGSFVFVLYLCIFIPMFQLLGGL, via the coding sequence ATGGCAAAGGGCAATAGGGGTTGGCCGCTTAAAGTTCAGGAGGATTTCCTAAAAAGGATGGGAGACCTCTACACTAATGGCTATTCTTTATTAGAAGCATTGGAGTTGATGAGTATTCACTTCGAAGCGGAAAAGAAAAGAAGCTTGCTTGAGGCCATTGAGGAGCTGAAAAAAGGGTACAGTGTACATCAAGTTTTAGAAAGTCTGCATTTTAATCAGGATATATTGTCGTTGCTATTCTTTTCACAAAAGCACGGAAACCTAGGACAGGCATTTCGGACAGGGGGAGCACTGCTTGAGAGGAAAAGGTTCTATAGAGATAAGATTTTCTCCATTCTCAGGTATCCAATCATGCTTCTCTTCCTTGTAACGATCATGCTTGTTTTTGTTCAATTGGTGTTGTTGCCACAGTTTCATCTTCTCTTTTCCCAAATGAACATTTCTTTAAGTCCAATCATCTCCGTATTTTTCTTTCTCGTTGTTCAAATACCCATTTTACTATTGTGGTGTGTACTTGGGATCTTCGCAGCCTATTTATTTTATAAAATTTATGAAAGAAAATTGAATCCGTCTCAAAAGGTGGATTTGCTGTTGAAAATTCCTCTTGTTAAAACCTTTCTCTCCCTTCATTATTCCCATTACTTCACGCAACAATTAAGCAGCTTGCTATTAAGTGGATTAACGATTAATGAAGCCATAGCTGTGTTCGAGCAGCAACGTTATCATTCTTTTTTCCATTCTAAAGCAAAAGAATATCGTAAGTTTTTAGTGGAGGGGGAAAAGCTCGAAACATTGGTGGGAAGGGAGAAAGTGTTTGTAAAGGGGCTTGATGTAGTTATTGTACATGGACAAAAGAATGGGAAATTAGGTCAGGAATTGGAGCAATACAGCAAGTTACTGTTAGTGAAGATGCAGGAAAAAAGCGAAAAGCTACTGGGAAGAGTTCAGCCTGTTTTATTTTTAGGGATCGGTTCATTTGTTTTTGTGTTATATCTCTGTATCTTCATTCCAATGTTTCAATTACTAGGAGGGTTATAG
- the comGA gene encoding competence type IV pilus ATPase ComGA, protein MNIEKKCEEIIRQAIRLRVSDIHIKPHETSAKVLFRLDHYLYDQEDLPPEIYERILSHLKFQAEMDIGETRKPQNGALNLYIDSKPINLRLSTLPTVNQESLVIRILPHDDSQFPLKRLSLFPNSTRKLFSLMKHSHGLILFTGPTGSGKTTTLYSILEESKGMLQRNIITLEDPVERRSRNVLQVQVNEKAGITYATGLKAILRHDPDIIMVGEIRDEETAKIAIRASLTGHLVLSTLHTRDAKGAVHRLLEFGVSQQELEQTLIAISAQRLVELKCPYCHGECTSFCRKYRQHRLVSVYELLYGRELSKVMEECKGAKVELHYPTLKEVIKKGIALGFIHQREYEKWVNDGKGQ, encoded by the coding sequence ATGAATATTGAAAAAAAGTGTGAAGAGATCATTCGCCAAGCTATCCGTTTGCGTGTATCAGATATTCACATCAAACCACATGAAACGTCCGCCAAAGTACTTTTCCGTCTGGACCACTACCTCTACGATCAAGAAGATCTCCCACCAGAAATCTATGAACGGATATTATCACACCTTAAATTCCAAGCCGAAATGGACATAGGTGAAACAAGAAAGCCCCAAAATGGCGCATTAAACCTTTACATTGACTCCAAACCCATCAATCTACGACTCTCGACCTTGCCCACTGTTAACCAAGAAAGTCTTGTCATCCGAATCCTACCGCATGATGACAGCCAATTCCCTTTAAAACGTTTATCCCTGTTTCCGAACTCCACTAGAAAACTATTTTCCTTAATGAAGCACTCACATGGCCTTATTCTGTTCACTGGCCCGACCGGCTCTGGCAAAACCACCACTCTGTATTCGATTTTGGAAGAGTCAAAAGGGATGCTGCAACGAAATATTATAACGCTTGAGGATCCGGTGGAGCGGAGAAGTAGAAATGTGCTTCAGGTGCAGGTGAATGAAAAGGCAGGGATAACCTATGCAACAGGTTTGAAGGCCATTCTAAGACACGATCCGGATATTATCATGGTCGGGGAAATCAGGGATGAAGAAACGGCGAAGATTGCTATAAGGGCATCGCTGACGGGTCATTTAGTCTTAAGTACCTTGCATACGCGGGATGCAAAAGGGGCGGTACATCGGCTGTTGGAGTTTGGGGTCTCGCAACAAGAGTTGGAACAGACATTAATAGCAATTTCAGCGCAAAGGCTCGTGGAGTTGAAATGTCCTTATTGCCATGGGGAATGTACATCTTTCTGCAGAAAGTACAGGCAACATCGATTGGTCAGTGTATATGAACTTTTATATGGGCGGGAACTGTCCAAGGTGATGGAAGAGTGTAAAGGGGCAAAGGTGGAATTACACTATCCTACACTGAAGGAAGTAATTAAAAAGGGAATAGCTCTGGGCTTTATTCATCAAAGGGAATATGAAAAATGGGTGAACGATGGCAAAGGGCAATAG
- a CDS encoding serine hydrolase, which produces MMGIETNLQLLKERVQAVVDSTAGHVSYVIEDGGGQRLDKDAYVTKKAASLIKIPIMMAAFKQVEAGILSLSDRYSIDTRNIVSGAGVIQFMDGDTSFTLGELLTLMIIVSDNTATNKVIDIIGWNGVNDFCREQGLTNTKLERKMMDFKATAAGIENRTSALEMIECLKYLHIEDAERAVFSDESRQKMLRILGGQQLLDKLPFYMDLELVGIANKTGELPGVEHDCGIVTYKGEKLFVAVLIDDLVDNSIGKRAIQEIGKVVEEYLVETEAFC; this is translated from the coding sequence ATGATGGGAATTGAAACTAACCTACAACTATTGAAGGAACGTGTCCAAGCAGTGGTAGATTCGACTGCGGGACACGTTAGTTATGTGATAGAAGACGGCGGTGGCCAGCGTCTGGATAAAGATGCTTATGTTACAAAAAAAGCAGCCAGCCTAATTAAAATCCCAATTATGATGGCGGCTTTTAAACAGGTAGAAGCAGGCATTTTGAGTCTTTCTGATAGATATTCCATTGACACTAGAAATATTGTCAGTGGAGCAGGTGTCATTCAATTTATGGATGGTGACACAAGTTTTACGTTAGGAGAATTGTTGACGTTAATGATTATAGTATCCGATAATACCGCGACCAATAAGGTTATTGACATTATTGGGTGGAATGGTGTAAATGATTTCTGTAGAGAGCAGGGTTTAACGAATACAAAACTTGAGCGAAAAATGATGGATTTTAAAGCCACGGCTGCCGGTATAGAAAACAGGACAAGTGCCCTTGAAATGATAGAGTGTTTAAAGTATTTGCATATAGAAGACGCCGAGAGGGCTGTGTTTTCCGATGAGAGCAGACAAAAAATGCTGCGAATTCTTGGTGGTCAGCAGCTTCTAGATAAGCTTCCGTTTTACATGGACCTAGAATTAGTGGGAATTGCCAATAAGACCGGGGAGCTGCCCGGTGTGGAGCATGATTGCGGGATTGTTACCTATAAGGGCGAGAAACTTTTCGTAGCCGTTCTTATCGACGACTTGGTTGATAACTCCATTGGGAAAAGAGCGATACAGGAGATTGGCAAGGTAGTAGAGGAATATTTAGTGGAGACCGAAGCTTTTTGTTGA
- a CDS encoding ABC transporter ATP-binding protein, which translates to MQKKLLQVKNLQKYFFLGKNQALKAVDNVSFDVYQGETFGLVGESGCGKSTTGRTIIGLYGKTAGEVNFNGKDVHKLTEKEKFAFHRNMQMIFQDPYASLNPRSTVKEIISEPMEVHGIYKNSKERTERVYQLLVDVGLNREHANRYPHEFSGGQRQRIGIARALALDPDFIIADEPISALDVSVQAQVVNLMKRLQKEKGLTYLFIAHDLSMVKHISDRIGVMYLGKMMELTESKALYKKPLHPYTQALLSAIPIPDPDIEDKRERQIVQGEIPSPIYPPSGCVFRTRCPHAMEACSQSIPEWQEVEERHYVACHLYNEKIVGPDKVREMVASAHDGN; encoded by the coding sequence ATGCAAAAGAAACTACTTCAAGTGAAAAACTTGCAAAAGTATTTTTTTCTAGGCAAAAATCAAGCCCTAAAAGCGGTAGACAATGTTTCATTTGATGTATACCAAGGGGAAACCTTTGGGCTGGTGGGAGAGTCAGGATGTGGTAAATCCACTACAGGAAGGACCATCATCGGACTTTATGGTAAAACGGCAGGCGAAGTGAACTTTAACGGAAAAGATGTTCATAAACTAACCGAAAAAGAGAAGTTTGCTTTCCACCGCAACATGCAAATGATCTTTCAAGACCCTTATGCATCGCTTAATCCGCGTTCAACTGTAAAAGAAATTATCTCCGAACCAATGGAAGTGCATGGCATCTACAAAAATAGCAAAGAACGCACAGAGCGTGTCTATCAGCTATTGGTAGATGTGGGGTTAAATCGGGAGCATGCGAACCGTTACCCGCATGAATTCAGCGGTGGACAAAGACAGCGAATCGGAATTGCACGGGCCCTTGCACTGGATCCAGATTTTATCATTGCGGATGAACCAATATCCGCTTTGGATGTATCCGTGCAAGCGCAAGTGGTGAACTTAATGAAACGTCTTCAGAAAGAAAAAGGATTAACTTACTTGTTCATTGCCCACGACCTTTCAATGGTTAAGCATATCAGTGACAGGATAGGGGTTATGTATCTTGGAAAAATGATGGAACTGACGGAAAGTAAGGCCCTTTATAAAAAGCCGTTGCACCCTTACACACAAGCCTTATTATCTGCCATCCCGATACCAGATCCAGATATAGAGGACAAACGGGAAAGGCAAATAGTTCAAGGGGAGATCCCAAGTCCGATTTATCCGCCAAGTGGCTGTGTCTTCCGCACCCGTTGTCCGCATGCAATGGAAGCATGCAGCCAATCGATTCCAGAGTGGCAGGAAGTAGAAGAACGTCATTATGTAGCCTGTCATTTATATAATGAAAAAATTGTCGGCCCAGATAAGGTAAGGGAAATGGTGGCAAGTGCGCATGATGGGAATTGA
- a CDS encoding C40 family peptidase, which translates to MSKYVINVPVATIWTSYDSARVLDEKATSNPTDINGWLDLLNFETRLELCDANLIQSQLLYGQEVLVLEEKKDYYHIIALTQGSSKDERGYPGWVPKCQVTEVMDWKLADGPVAVVTSNLAPLFSTEEKVLLELSFQTILPVKENGKEKVKVQLPDGTYGLLKTDHISVYDGLAFLPKGTGTDIVRSGEKFLGLSYLWGGMSGYGMDCSGFSYTMCKANGYIIPRDAHDQAKEGAEVKLNALEPGDLLFFAYEEGKGKIHHVGIYYGDGKLLHSPKTGRDIEILPMENTIYEKELCAARRYWQKDGG; encoded by the coding sequence TTGAGTAAATATGTCATAAATGTACCAGTAGCCACCATCTGGACCTCTTATGATTCAGCAAGAGTGCTAGACGAGAAAGCCACCTCGAATCCCACAGACATTAATGGTTGGCTGGATTTGCTGAATTTTGAAACAAGGTTAGAACTTTGTGATGCCAACCTTATCCAATCTCAACTGTTATACGGACAGGAAGTACTCGTTCTAGAGGAAAAGAAAGATTACTATCATATTATTGCTTTGACTCAAGGTTCATCAAAGGATGAGAGGGGATATCCTGGTTGGGTGCCGAAATGTCAGGTCACTGAAGTAATGGATTGGAAGCTTGCAGATGGTCCGGTTGCTGTTGTGACGAGCAACCTTGCTCCTTTATTTTCGACTGAGGAAAAAGTGTTACTAGAGCTGAGCTTTCAAACCATTTTGCCTGTAAAGGAGAATGGGAAAGAAAAGGTGAAAGTCCAACTTCCTGATGGAACTTATGGGTTGCTGAAAACAGATCACATTTCGGTATATGATGGTCTTGCTTTCCTTCCAAAAGGAACTGGGACGGATATTGTCAGGAGCGGTGAGAAATTCCTCGGCCTTTCATATTTATGGGGTGGTATGAGTGGATACGGGATGGATTGCTCGGGATTCAGCTATACCATGTGCAAAGCCAATGGCTATATCATCCCCCGAGATGCCCACGACCAGGCTAAAGAGGGTGCAGAAGTGAAGTTAAACGCTTTAGAACCGGGGGACTTGTTGTTCTTTGCTTATGAAGAAGGCAAGGGCAAGATTCATCACGTAGGAATTTATTATGGAGACGGGAAGCTGTTGCACTCACCAAAAACCGGTAGAGATATTGAAATTCTCCCAATGGAAAACACCATTTATGAAAAAGAACTATGTGCAGCAAGAAGGTACTGGCAAAAGGACGGGGGATAA
- a CDS encoding dipeptide epimerase — MKILQVETFRTAVPLSKPFKTALRTVYVAEAVVVQITCDNGLVGWGEAPPTHVITGDSLDSIEYAIQQILKPILLNENLLNYEPILQRLHKSLVRNSSAKAAVDMAIYDCLAQHSRLPLYQYLGGAKSELETDFTVSVNSPKEMGEDAIGYVERGFRVLKVKVGKDDMLTDIARIREIRSRVGDMVEIRLDANQGWTAKEAIRGIRKMEDLGLNIELVEQPVIAHDVEGLKQVTDAVETPIMADESVFTPEQALQVLKTRSANLINIKLMKSGGIFQAEKINSIAESFGVECMVGSMIETRLGITAAAHFAASKSNITRFDFDAPLMLAEDIVTGGIIYNGRLISFPDAPGLGIGDINVKGGVSVE; from the coding sequence ATGAAAATACTGCAGGTTGAGACGTTCCGAACCGCAGTACCTCTGTCAAAACCATTTAAGACAGCCTTGCGTACCGTGTATGTAGCGGAGGCTGTGGTAGTGCAGATCACCTGTGACAATGGTCTGGTTGGGTGGGGAGAGGCACCACCTACACATGTCATTACTGGGGACAGTCTTGATAGTATTGAATATGCCATTCAACAAATTTTGAAACCGATTCTTTTAAACGAGAACCTCCTAAACTATGAACCCATATTGCAGAGATTACATAAATCGCTTGTGCGAAATTCAAGTGCAAAGGCTGCAGTCGATATGGCCATCTATGATTGCTTAGCTCAACATAGCAGGCTGCCACTGTATCAGTATTTGGGCGGGGCCAAGAGCGAGCTTGAGACAGACTTTACCGTTAGCGTCAATTCCCCGAAGGAAATGGGAGAGGACGCCATAGGATATGTAGAGAGAGGTTTCCGTGTCCTGAAAGTAAAAGTAGGGAAAGATGATATGCTGACAGATATTGCTAGAATAAGAGAAATTAGAAGCCGTGTAGGAGATATGGTAGAGATTCGACTTGATGCCAATCAAGGTTGGACGGCTAAAGAAGCTATACGCGGCATTCGCAAAATGGAAGATCTGGGGCTGAATATCGAGCTTGTGGAACAACCTGTCATCGCCCATGATGTAGAGGGATTGAAACAGGTTACCGATGCAGTGGAAACACCAATCATGGCGGATGAGAGCGTCTTTACTCCTGAACAGGCACTTCAAGTACTTAAAACGCGCAGTGCCAACCTGATAAATATTAAACTGATGAAATCAGGCGGCATTTTCCAGGCAGAAAAGATTAATAGTATTGCAGAGTCCTTTGGAGTCGAATGCATGGTAGGAAGCATGATTGAAACCAGGCTTGGCATCACGGCGGCCGCCCATTTTGCTGCAAGTAAGAGCAATATCACACGATTTGATTTTGATGCACCGCTTATGCTCGCAGAAGACATCGTAACAGGCGGCATTATTTATAACGGTAGATTGATCAGTTTCCCGGATGCGCCTGGATTAGGAATTGGAGATATAAATGTAAAAGGAGGCGTCAGTGTTGAGTAA
- a CDS encoding S66 peptidase family protein, whose protein sequence is MKPIRLKKGDTVGVIAPASPPKQEKLKRALPFLEEELGLKVKLGKYVDAPYGYLASKDKEKLEDLHAMFQDDEVKAIFCACGGFGTARIASSIDYDLVKNNPKIFWGYSDITFLHQAFYQQAGLTSFHGPMLSSDIGLESIHPLSKTYFQQLFEPTEIVYTEELSPLEVMNEGVATGELVGGNLTLLVSSLGTPFELQTKGKILFFEDIDEQPYKVDRMLNQLKMAGKFADAEGIVIGDFHNCVPDEGKASLTLEEVISQQVKDAGKPTMSGFQFGHCSPNIAIPHGAKAELNTYNKTLTIQPGVE, encoded by the coding sequence ATGAAGCCGATTCGTTTGAAAAAAGGAGATACGGTTGGTGTCATTGCACCTGCAAGTCCACCGAAACAGGAGAAGTTGAAACGGGCACTTCCTTTTTTGGAAGAAGAACTGGGTTTGAAAGTGAAGTTGGGCAAATATGTAGATGCTCCCTACGGCTACCTTGCATCCAAGGACAAAGAAAAACTAGAGGATCTGCACGCTATGTTTCAAGATGATGAAGTAAAGGCGATTTTCTGTGCTTGCGGAGGATTTGGCACGGCAAGGATTGCGTCCAGTATAGATTATGACTTGGTAAAGAATAATCCTAAGATTTTTTGGGGGTATAGCGATATCACATTTTTGCATCAAGCATTCTACCAGCAGGCCGGATTAACTTCCTTCCATGGTCCAATGCTAAGCTCGGATATCGGGCTTGAAAGCATTCACCCTCTATCAAAAACTTATTTTCAACAGTTATTTGAGCCAACTGAAATAGTATATACAGAAGAACTCTCCCCACTTGAAGTGATGAACGAGGGTGTTGCAACCGGAGAGCTTGTTGGCGGGAACTTAACTTTGCTTGTAAGTTCACTTGGAACGCCGTTTGAATTGCAGACAAAGGGGAAAATCCTCTTTTTTGAAGATATTGATGAACAGCCATACAAAGTGGACAGGATGCTAAATCAGTTGAAAATGGCAGGCAAGTTTGCAGACGCAGAAGGTATTGTTATTGGCGACTTCCATAACTGTGTGCCTGATGAAGGAAAGGCATCTTTGACGCTTGAGGAAGTCATTTCTCAACAGGTAAAAGATGCAGGAAAACCGACTATGAGCGGGTTCCAATTTGGACATTGCTCTCCGAATATTGCCATCCCGCATGGAGCAAAAGCGGAATTGAACACATACAACAAGACATTGACCATCCAACCAGGAGTGGAATGA
- a CDS encoding peptide ABC transporter substrate-binding protein: MKKVLSLLMTAMLVFILAACTASNNAGTDTNENTNNNDSASGEKVLRLNNGSEPTSLDPPIGFDSYSWNALNNLMEGLTRLNDEHLPQEATAEKWDVSEDGKTYTFYIRDNAKWSNGDDVTAGDFEFAWKRLLNPETASPAAFLGYFIEGGEAYNNGEGSVDDVQVKALDEKTLEVTLVAPQTYFLSVITNPAFFPINEKVATENPEWFAEADSFVGNGPFNLAEWEHESHFVMAKNDQYWDADTVKLDKVHWAIVNDTNTEYQMYQAGDLDTSGVPADASEALFAEGKVNIGEQAGTYFFRFGVDKEPFQNANIRKAFAMAVNQQDIVDYVTKRGEEAATGFVSSGFTDPSGKDFRETNGDLVTFNAEEAKALLEKGMEEEGYETLPEVTFTYNTSDEHKRIAETMQQMFKDNLGVDVKLANMEWNVFLDMQTALEFQFSRSSFLADYADPINFLENFQTGHSMNRTGWSNSKYDELIQSALNETDETARYEQMYEAEKVLFEDMPIIPLYFYNHVYLQNEAVKGIVRHPVGYIELKWADKE; the protein is encoded by the coding sequence ATGAAAAAGGTATTGTCATTACTAATGACCGCAATGCTAGTATTCATCTTAGCAGCCTGTACAGCAAGCAACAACGCAGGCACCGACACAAACGAAAACACGAACAACAACGACAGCGCATCAGGAGAAAAGGTACTTCGCCTGAACAACGGATCTGAACCAACATCACTTGATCCGCCAATCGGCTTTGACTCCTATTCTTGGAACGCACTAAACAACTTGATGGAAGGTCTGACTCGCTTAAATGACGAACACTTACCACAAGAAGCAACAGCGGAAAAATGGGACGTGTCCGAAGACGGCAAAACGTACACATTCTATATCCGTGACAATGCAAAATGGTCTAACGGGGACGATGTAACTGCGGGTGATTTTGAATTCGCATGGAAGCGCCTATTAAACCCTGAAACAGCATCTCCTGCTGCATTCCTTGGTTACTTCATCGAGGGTGGGGAAGCTTACAACAACGGGGAAGGCTCTGTTGATGATGTACAAGTAAAAGCATTGGATGAAAAGACATTGGAAGTGACACTTGTTGCTCCACAAACATATTTCCTAAGTGTCATCACGAATCCAGCCTTCTTCCCAATCAATGAGAAGGTTGCTACAGAAAATCCAGAGTGGTTTGCTGAAGCGGATTCTTTTGTAGGAAACGGGCCATTTAACCTTGCTGAGTGGGAGCATGAAAGCCACTTTGTTATGGCGAAGAATGACCAATATTGGGATGCAGATACGGTTAAATTGGACAAAGTTCACTGGGCGATTGTAAATGATACAAACACAGAGTATCAAATGTACCAAGCGGGTGACCTGGATACGTCAGGAGTGCCTGCTGATGCAAGTGAAGCGTTATTTGCAGAAGGAAAAGTAAATATTGGCGAGCAGGCTGGTACGTATTTCTTCCGATTTGGGGTAGACAAAGAGCCATTCCAAAATGCAAACATCAGAAAGGCATTCGCAATGGCGGTCAATCAGCAGGATATTGTTGATTATGTGACAAAACGAGGAGAAGAAGCGGCAACAGGATTTGTCTCTTCAGGATTCACAGATCCATCCGGCAAAGACTTCCGTGAAACAAATGGAGACCTTGTTACTTTTAACGCGGAAGAAGCAAAAGCATTATTGGAAAAAGGAATGGAAGAAGAAGGGTATGAAACATTACCTGAAGTTACATTTACTTATAACACAAGTGATGAGCACAAACGAATCGCTGAGACGATGCAACAAATGTTCAAGGACAATCTTGGAGTCGATGTGAAGCTTGCCAATATGGAATGGAACGTGTTCCTTGATATGCAAACGGCACTTGAGTTCCAATTTTCCCGCAGCTCATTCTTAGCAGACTATGCTGACCCTATCAACTTCCTAGAAAACTTCCAAACTGGACATTCCATGAACCGTACAGGTTGGAGCAACTCAAAATATGATGAGTTAATTCAATCGGCACTTAATGAAACAGATGAAACAGCTCGCTATGAGCAAATGTACGAAGCGGAGAAAGTATTATTTGAAGACATGCCGATCATTCCGTTGTATTTCTACAACCATGTATATCTTCAAAACGAAGCAGTTAAAGGAATTGTTCGTCACCCTGTTGGATATATCGAACTTAAATGGGCGGACAAAGAATAA
- a CDS encoding ABC transporter ATP-binding protein yields MEKVLEVKDLHVSFTTYGGEVKAVRGVSFDLHKGETLAIVGESGCGKSVTSQSIMRLIPQPPGRITQGTVLFKGKDLTKASEPEMRKIRGADISMIFQDPMTALNPTLTVGDQIMEGIIQHKKVSKAEARKQAVDMLNLVGIPSPTERLKQYPHQFSGGMRQRIVIAMALVCQPEVLIADEPTTALDVTIQAQILNLFKDIQKKTGVSIIIITHDLGVVAQVADRVAVMYAGKIVESGNRREIFYRGEHPYTKGLLNSVPRLDLEDEELVPIIGSPPDLFSPPTGCAFAARCEYAMEVCERLYPMKTRLSEEHHVDCWLQDPRAPKPIKTVISTIR; encoded by the coding sequence ATGGAAAAAGTACTGGAAGTAAAAGACTTACATGTTTCCTTTACAACATACGGAGGCGAAGTGAAAGCAGTCCGGGGAGTCAGTTTTGATTTGCATAAAGGAGAAACCCTCGCAATTGTAGGGGAATCCGGCTGTGGAAAAAGTGTGACATCCCAAAGTATCATGCGATTAATTCCACAACCGCCGGGGAGGATAACGCAAGGCACAGTCCTTTTTAAAGGCAAGGACTTGACCAAAGCGTCTGAACCGGAAATGAGAAAGATTCGAGGCGCAGATATCTCAATGATTTTCCAAGACCCCATGACAGCATTGAATCCAACTCTAACTGTTGGAGATCAGATCATGGAAGGGATCATCCAGCATAAGAAAGTCTCTAAAGCAGAAGCGAGGAAACAGGCGGTGGACATGCTGAATCTTGTCGGGATACCTAGCCCGACTGAACGATTGAAACAATACCCGCACCAGTTCAGTGGAGGCATGAGACAGCGTATTGTTATTGCCATGGCCCTTGTCTGCCAGCCTGAAGTATTGATTGCAGACGAACCGACAACGGCACTAGATGTGACCATCCAAGCCCAGATTTTAAACCTTTTTAAGGATATTCAAAAGAAAACTGGGGTTTCCATCATCATTATCACGCATGACTTAGGAGTAGTAGCGCAAGTGGCAGACCGTGTGGCTGTTATGTATGCAGGTAAGATAGTAGAGTCCGGGAATAGAAGAGAAATCTTCTATAGAGGGGAGCACCCATATACGAAAGGTCTATTAAACTCGGTTCCTCGCCTTGATTTAGAAGATGAAGAACTGGTGCCAATAATAGGCTCTCCACCTGACCTGTTTTCACCACCGACAGGCTGTGCATTTGCAGCAAGATGCGAGTATGCCATGGAAGTATGCGAGCGATTATATCCAATGAAGACACGTCTGTCCGAGGAACACCATGTAGACTGCTGGCTTCAGGACCCAAGAGCTCCGAAGCCCATAAAAACAGTGATTTCAACTATAAGATAA